A genomic segment from Desulfurispirillum indicum S5 encodes:
- a CDS encoding carboxypeptidase-like regulatory domain-containing protein, producing the protein MKNTHSLPMIRFALVGLATIFFLLSAGCGGGGGGSTPDTTAQDQQITEENTAQLGGVVAKAPVNTIALKDASNQSLGPGLTIKLSPLVAGSAAVSAAQSGEINATTDDDGNIILPDGLEPGEYTLTIELDGSDPVTMTIEVGEDNFNSAIEAATPLIKGEDENYTKVDAIIATISGSVTNTEDKAIIGAQVALSGGAATNGVFVSALTISNGQYSLLINANTNLEEALKSATLIVSAPGYTTQELDFEVNSGTAKTGVNFKLATATSTAIFRETFETTSTTAGQWLVQVCDPDSHFDENSDFEFDYPDCTGLTDTQCDALWDELFPEEEYDYDHHYDSTCNLVAATDQQPRWNLRSATPAITNQAFTNELVKLAPNDSSEGKVPVPAQGSRAYWYGDPDTGNFLGEPASTQGSFDGGTSMESNGGALTSPSITMPANATEVSLTFQTWWEIESVNPNESGFDLMTIQLSRDNGTTWESIARLNPFSDPETGTIDRSPLPFSNTGFNSAPTWLWQEHIPLNDVANKTIKVRFYFDTNDGLFNGFRGWLIDDVRIVRQKGTAPLLGESITPSAIRSTPSRSR; encoded by the coding sequence ATGAAAAATACTCATTCCTTGCCGATGATACGTTTCGCCCTTGTGGGCCTTGCCACCATTTTTTTTCTTTTGAGCGCCGGATGTGGCGGAGGAGGTGGGGGCAGCACGCCAGACACCACTGCCCAGGATCAGCAGATTACCGAGGAGAACACCGCGCAGCTCGGCGGCGTAGTGGCAAAAGCCCCGGTCAACACCATCGCCCTGAAAGATGCCAGCAACCAGAGCCTGGGCCCTGGCCTGACCATCAAGCTGAGCCCTCTGGTGGCTGGAAGCGCTGCGGTGTCAGCCGCCCAAAGTGGTGAGATTAATGCGACAACTGACGACGATGGCAATATAATTCTTCCCGATGGCCTGGAACCGGGGGAGTACACCCTTACCATTGAGCTCGACGGAAGCGACCCTGTCACCATGACCATTGAGGTTGGCGAAGACAACTTCAACAGCGCCATAGAAGCGGCCACACCGTTGATCAAAGGGGAAGATGAAAACTACACCAAGGTGGACGCGATCATCGCCACCATCTCGGGAAGTGTCACCAATACAGAGGATAAGGCCATCATTGGAGCCCAGGTGGCCCTGTCCGGTGGTGCCGCCACCAACGGAGTATTTGTATCGGCGCTCACCATCAGCAACGGGCAGTACAGCCTGCTGATAAATGCCAACACGAACCTGGAAGAGGCTTTGAAAAGCGCCACCCTGATTGTCAGCGCCCCCGGCTACACCACCCAGGAGCTCGACTTTGAGGTAAATTCGGGAACCGCTAAGACGGGAGTAAACTTCAAACTGGCAACGGCAACCTCCACCGCCATATTCCGGGAGACCTTTGAAACTACCTCCACCACCGCTGGACAGTGGCTGGTGCAGGTTTGTGACCCGGACTCTCACTTTGACGAGAACTCCGACTTTGAGTTCGATTACCCTGACTGCACTGGACTCACCGATACGCAATGTGACGCGCTTTGGGATGAACTCTTTCCTGAAGAAGAGTACGACTATGACCACCACTACGACTCCACCTGTAACCTGGTGGCCGCAACCGATCAGCAACCACGCTGGAACCTGCGTTCCGCAACACCAGCAATCACAAACCAGGCGTTTACCAATGAACTGGTAAAGCTGGCCCCCAACGACAGCTCTGAGGGGAAAGTGCCCGTGCCCGCACAGGGCAGCCGCGCCTACTGGTACGGAGACCCTGATACCGGGAACTTTCTGGGTGAACCCGCTTCGACTCAAGGGAGTTTCGACGGAGGCACTTCAATGGAGTCCAATGGTGGGGCCCTCACGTCCCCTTCCATCACTATGCCTGCCAACGCCACGGAAGTGAGCCTGACCTTCCAGACCTGGTGGGAAATAGAGTCGGTCAATCCCAACGAAAGTGGCTTCGACCTGATGACCATTCAGCTCTCCCGTGACAATGGCACCACCTGGGAATCCATAGCCCGCCTGAATCCCTTCAGTGACCCGGAAACCGGCACTATTGATCGCAGTCCACTGCCATTCAGCAATACCGGCTTTAACTCGGCACCGACCTGGTTGTGGCAGGAGCATATTCCCCTCAATGATGTGGCGAACAAAACCATCAAGGTGCGCTTCTACTTCGACACCAACGATGGGCTGTTTAATGGCTTCCGAGGCTGGCTGATTGATGACGTGCGCATCGTGCGCCAGAAGGGCACCGCGCCCCTGCTCGGGGAAAGCATCACCCCATCAGCCATCAGATCAACTCCTTCACGCAGTCGCTGA
- a CDS encoding slipin family protein, which yields MIFEYLLYLIIIFVGLFLASAIRILREYERGVIFMLGRFWKVKGPGLIILIPAIQQMVKVDLRIITMDVPSQDVISQDNVSVRVNAVLYFRVVDPQRAVIQVENYFDATSQLAQTTLRSVLGKHELDEMLSERDKLNNDIQEILDAQTDSWGIKVTNVEIKHVDINESMVRAIAQQAEAERARRAKVIHATGELEASEKLRQAADVLSANPQAINLRYMQTLTDIAGEKNSSTIVFPLPIDLMSAFTKVANAMGGTKNGDKA from the coding sequence ATGATTTTCGAGTATCTGCTCTATCTCATCATCATCTTCGTCGGTCTTTTTCTGGCCAGTGCCATCCGTATTCTGCGTGAATACGAGCGGGGTGTCATATTCATGCTGGGTCGTTTCTGGAAGGTCAAGGGCCCCGGCCTGATCATCCTGATCCCCGCCATCCAGCAGATGGTCAAGGTGGATCTGCGCATCATCACCATGGACGTGCCCAGCCAGGACGTCATATCCCAGGACAACGTCTCCGTACGGGTAAACGCCGTGCTCTACTTCCGCGTTGTCGACCCTCAGAGGGCCGTCATCCAGGTGGAAAACTACTTCGACGCCACCAGCCAGCTGGCCCAGACCACCCTGCGCTCCGTACTGGGCAAGCACGAGCTGGATGAAATGCTCTCCGAGCGTGACAAGCTCAACAACGACATCCAGGAAATCCTCGACGCCCAGACCGACTCCTGGGGGATCAAGGTCACCAATGTGGAAATCAAACACGTGGACATCAACGAGAGCATGGTGCGGGCCATTGCCCAGCAGGCCGAAGCCGAGCGCGCCCGGCGCGCCAAGGTCATCCACGCCACTGGTGAACTGGAAGCCTCGGAGAAACTGCGCCAGGCCGCCGATGTGCTCTCCGCTAATCCCCAGGCCATCAACCTGCGTTACATGCAGACCCTTACCGACATCGCCGGAGAGAAGAACAGCTCCACCATCGTCTTCCCCCTGCCCATAGACCTCATGAGCGCCTTCACCAAAGTCGCCAACGCCATGGGCGGAACGAAGAATGGCGATAAAGCCTGA
- a CDS encoding NfeD family protein: MSLYRLFFFSLILFAGLGLGLFSQLAAQPEASSPRIVVIDLEGPIGPAVGDFVKRSLQKAADEQVDAAVLRMNTPGGLDSSMRDIIQAILDSPLPVISYVAPTGARAASAGTYILYASHVAAMAPSTNLGAATPVQISGGGPLGGAGDDDKEGEKAASEDAMGRKIVNDAVAYIRGLAELHGRNAEWAEESVREGASLTSSEALEKNVIDIIAEDLDSLLSTVDGRTVKVLGKEHTMHTADAQITHIEADWRTKFLTAITHPNVVYILMLIGVYGIIFELANPGSFVPGIIGTISLLIAFYAFQVLPVSYVGVALILFGMALMVAEAFVPSFGVLGIGGLIAFVFGSILLFDTDISPGFAVSPALIAAFAILSILLLIFVLAMILKARKQKVVSGAEEMIGSMGTVKTSSGTTGYAWIHSELWKVRSPQPLQPGQQVRVTAMDGLTLEVESMGEGSENREER, from the coding sequence ATGTCGCTCTACCGCCTGTTCTTCTTTTCCCTGATCCTCTTTGCCGGCCTTGGACTGGGGCTCTTTTCCCAGCTTGCCGCCCAGCCGGAAGCCAGTTCGCCCCGCATTGTGGTCATTGACCTGGAAGGCCCCATCGGCCCGGCAGTTGGTGACTTTGTGAAACGCTCCCTGCAGAAAGCCGCCGATGAACAGGTGGACGCGGCCGTGCTGCGCATGAACACCCCCGGCGGGCTCGACAGTTCCATGCGCGATATCATCCAGGCCATTCTGGACTCCCCCCTTCCTGTTATCAGCTATGTGGCCCCCACCGGTGCCCGCGCCGCCAGTGCCGGCACCTATATCCTTTACGCCAGCCACGTGGCAGCCATGGCTCCCTCAACCAACCTGGGAGCCGCCACGCCCGTACAGATCAGTGGCGGAGGCCCCCTGGGTGGCGCCGGCGATGACGACAAAGAAGGCGAGAAAGCCGCCAGCGAAGACGCCATGGGGCGCAAAATCGTCAATGACGCCGTGGCCTATATACGCGGTCTGGCCGAACTGCATGGCCGCAACGCCGAATGGGCTGAAGAGTCCGTGCGCGAAGGGGCCAGCCTCACCTCGTCGGAAGCCCTGGAGAAAAACGTCATCGACATCATCGCCGAAGACCTGGACAGCCTGCTGTCCACCGTGGATGGCCGCACCGTCAAGGTACTGGGTAAAGAGCACACCATGCATACCGCCGACGCCCAGATTACCCATATCGAAGCCGACTGGCGCACCAAGTTTCTCACCGCCATCACCCACCCCAATGTGGTCTACATCCTGATGCTGATTGGCGTCTACGGTATTATCTTTGAACTGGCCAACCCCGGCTCCTTCGTGCCCGGTATCATCGGCACCATCTCCCTGCTGATCGCCTTCTACGCCTTTCAGGTGCTGCCCGTCAGCTATGTGGGCGTGGCCCTGATCCTCTTTGGCATGGCTCTTATGGTTGCCGAAGCCTTTGTGCCCAGTTTCGGCGTCCTGGGAATCGGCGGGCTGATCGCCTTCGTCTTCGGCTCCATCCTGCTCTTTGACACCGACATCAGCCCCGGCTTTGCCGTTTCCCCCGCCCTCATCGCCGCCTTTGCCATCCTCAGCATTCTGCTGCTGATCTTTGTGCTGGCCATGATCCTGAAAGCCCGCAAACAGAAAGTCGTCAGCGGAGCCGAAGAGATGATCGGCAGCATGGGCACCGTCAAGACCAGCAGCGGCACCACCGGCTACGCCTGGATACACAGCGAGCTGTGGAAAGTGCGCAGCCCGCAGCCCCTGCAGCCCGGCCAGCAGGTGCGAGTCACCGCCATGGATGGACTGACCCTGGAAGTGGAGAGCATGGGCGAGGGAAGCGAAAACAGGGAAGAGCGTTAA
- a CDS encoding M16 family metallopeptidase, which yields MNVICKALLAVAICLGVVFSAGAFEVIHHPSGATVVLKHEPERPVASVHLWLRAGSLYEQGVEHGMSHFLEHVLFKGARDLAPGEVELLVEGFGGRMNAATGKDFVFYHITAADRFAARSVEILGNMVLFPALIPTEIEKEKPVVVEEILQSLDNPYARQFEALSAQLFRGHPYSRNILGTIDSVNSFDRAQLQAFHRRLYHPANLAIVVAGGFERDAVLAAIDAVVQDAAVPVVRERPSVQRPALLVRPHFSSIEHPGVQVPSLAIGYRAPAAYELDSYALAVLSEILSGGVNAVFTTDFVDTGRLHSAIGRYSPGAVAGTFFLSAAYDEALSAHEVHAMLIDRLKVLYAQLLTGEADRLVSSAKDRMRSREIFRQQRVSSMASELGRAFVYGQWDEYTNYWEAIDGVSAQHIARALKVSVLRPAFAAVELR from the coding sequence GTGAACGTGATATGCAAAGCTCTTCTCGCGGTTGCGATCTGTCTTGGTGTGGTTTTCAGCGCCGGGGCTTTCGAGGTCATTCATCATCCGTCGGGGGCTACGGTGGTGCTGAAGCATGAGCCGGAGCGGCCGGTTGCTTCGGTGCATCTGTGGCTGCGGGCGGGTTCCCTGTATGAACAGGGGGTGGAGCATGGCATGTCCCACTTCCTGGAGCACGTGCTCTTCAAGGGGGCCCGCGATCTGGCACCGGGAGAGGTGGAGCTCCTGGTGGAGGGGTTTGGCGGGCGCATGAATGCGGCCACGGGCAAGGACTTCGTCTTCTACCATATTACGGCGGCGGATCGTTTCGCCGCCCGTTCGGTGGAGATTCTGGGTAATATGGTGCTCTTCCCGGCCCTGATTCCCACTGAGATTGAAAAGGAAAAGCCGGTGGTGGTGGAAGAAATTCTGCAGTCCCTGGATAACCCCTACGCCCGTCAGTTCGAGGCGTTGTCAGCGCAGCTGTTTCGCGGCCATCCTTACAGCCGCAACATTCTGGGCACGATTGATTCGGTCAACTCCTTTGACAGAGCTCAGCTGCAGGCGTTCCACCGCCGTCTTTACCATCCGGCGAACCTGGCAATTGTGGTTGCGGGGGGCTTTGAGCGCGACGCGGTGCTGGCGGCCATTGACGCGGTGGTGCAGGATGCTGCGGTGCCCGTGGTGCGCGAGCGTCCATCTGTGCAGCGTCCTGCGCTGCTGGTTCGCCCTCACTTCAGCTCCATTGAGCATCCAGGGGTGCAGGTGCCTTCCCTTGCCATCGGTTACCGGGCACCGGCGGCCTATGAGCTGGACTCCTACGCCCTGGCGGTGCTCTCCGAGATACTTTCCGGTGGTGTCAACGCCGTATTCACCACAGATTTTGTGGACACAGGCCGGCTGCACAGCGCCATTGGCCGCTACAGTCCGGGGGCTGTGGCGGGAACATTCTTCCTGAGTGCGGCCTACGACGAAGCGCTCAGCGCCCACGAGGTGCACGCCATGCTGATTGATCGCCTGAAGGTGCTTTACGCTCAACTTTTAACGGGAGAAGCCGATAGGTTAGTATCCTCTGCCAAAGACCGTATGCGTTCCCGGGAGATTTTCCGGCAGCAGCGGGTCAGTTCCATGGCTTCCGAGCTGGGTCGCGCCTTTGTCTATGGGCAGTGGGATGAGTACACCAATTACTGGGAAGCCATCGATGGGGTGAGCGCACAGCACATTGCCAGGGCCCTGAAAGTCTCTGTGCTGCGCCCGGCTTTTGCGGCGGTGGAATTGCGATAG
- a CDS encoding tetratricopeptide repeat protein — translation MARQELHDQLAFLDDDDHAPLFYRLLQKIPVLRDNERVTRIVLKIPDPHSRKGMLIYGGSVLGVAVLVGLIMAVIQLAKEPEYEKPVEDPQTVLLGVSGQREEPEKPWGRSIHLERGDQYFLSGDYSRAINEYSLAIGTDAALAYHNLGVIYTELGDFKKAIESFQRAIAARPSLPESYSALGLALHEVSRNVEALQYHLQALRLDPDNSEFHNNVGNAYLYLGDYANARRHYTRAIEINPSNTQAMANQNSLLLITGDYDAAIQGFREILSADPDNYEVLMNLGMAYRKNGNQLDALEFFRRAQQVQRTPNVFISIGDTFRDLNRPEDAINAYVSASNITSSTYPLKKLAEYFFVLMRYPEMEEMLEQIFATEPWFPRGEELTSYAQFLQGQESLALSRLKRLLRRNPENLHALRGYTSLQLIQADLREARHTLESLLKYHPNEPISNALRGEYLRKLRAFDLAEEHLRQQDNDIARYYLGKLLLERNRKEEGRAVMEQVSRSTANPIGPKAHYALMLENLGSYDIGQAVEHFEGALAKGVSTAKREYVPRFLISDRYTFRLTYAFSPFTSATERYLEYARPFLLETDRMQSIQESALSSYEQSLYRVAYRQFLRATQHADAARLNNKGVERSLSGDLVRALEYFQQAAAQERGNPIIQYNIALTYQKMGSDRTAEKMYHEIKAAAPQLYEVDINLAVMDARRGDDEAVVFAMQGLENSIVNAYNEMRERSLEDYDPKISDPRLALLAAIAQFLYQDDQIATRDERFQELPEQFPEFYEGLLMREVFTGETFAIPPRLQVNPRFIMLSGDRALLREEYTEAMAAFQRLYNQEANFLSSTKIGIAFSRMQQHKRGNRYFSEAAAIQPSIAALNNLGNSFADVGDYENLQKAYESALEEDQGNFIVAMNYAYANQQFRRYNFAREVFEVASKINPSNPMPYYNLAKIHLMYGRHFMAREELFRGLNRYPNMPTINYLMGLVELIDGNLLDSLYYLKVSVENGIDATDLGDIVLTYQIH, via the coding sequence ATGGCTCGTCAGGAGCTTCACGACCAACTGGCTTTTCTGGATGATGACGATCACGCGCCGCTGTTCTACCGTCTGCTGCAGAAGATTCCGGTTCTGCGGGACAATGAGCGGGTAACGCGTATCGTTCTGAAAATCCCCGACCCCCACAGCCGCAAGGGCATGCTGATCTATGGCGGCTCGGTGCTGGGGGTTGCTGTGCTTGTGGGTCTGATCATGGCTGTCATTCAGCTGGCCAAAGAGCCTGAGTACGAAAAGCCGGTGGAAGATCCACAGACGGTGCTGCTGGGAGTCAGCGGACAGCGGGAGGAGCCTGAGAAGCCATGGGGTCGCAGTATTCACCTGGAGCGTGGCGACCAGTACTTCCTCAGTGGCGACTACAGCCGCGCCATAAATGAATACTCCCTGGCCATCGGCACCGATGCCGCCCTGGCCTACCACAACCTGGGAGTTATCTATACCGAACTGGGCGACTTTAAAAAGGCCATTGAAAGCTTCCAGCGGGCCATTGCCGCACGGCCTTCGCTGCCTGAGTCCTATTCCGCTCTGGGGCTTGCCCTCCATGAGGTCAGTCGCAATGTGGAGGCGCTGCAGTACCACCTGCAGGCTCTGCGCCTTGACCCGGACAATTCCGAATTCCATAACAATGTGGGCAACGCCTACCTGTATCTGGGCGATTACGCCAATGCCAGACGCCACTATACCCGTGCCATTGAGATCAATCCCTCCAATACCCAGGCCATGGCCAACCAGAACTCGCTGCTGCTGATCACCGGTGATTATGACGCGGCCATCCAGGGCTTCCGGGAGATTCTCAGCGCCGATCCCGATAACTACGAAGTGCTGATGAATCTGGGCATGGCCTACCGCAAGAATGGCAACCAGCTGGATGCCCTGGAGTTTTTCCGCCGTGCCCAGCAGGTTCAGCGCACGCCCAACGTCTTCATCAGCATCGGTGATACCTTCCGCGACCTGAATCGCCCCGAGGACGCCATCAACGCCTATGTGTCGGCGTCCAATATCACCAGTTCCACCTATCCGCTGAAAAAACTGGCGGAGTACTTTTTTGTTCTGATGCGCTACCCGGAAATGGAGGAGATGCTGGAGCAGATTTTCGCGACGGAACCCTGGTTCCCCCGTGGCGAAGAACTGACCTCCTACGCGCAGTTCCTGCAGGGGCAGGAGAGCCTGGCCCTTTCGCGCCTGAAGCGCCTTCTGCGCCGCAACCCTGAAAATCTGCATGCCCTGAGGGGTTATACCTCGCTGCAGCTGATTCAGGCAGATCTGCGTGAAGCCCGCCATACCCTGGAATCACTGCTGAAATACCACCCCAATGAGCCCATCAGCAATGCCCTGCGCGGCGAGTACCTGCGCAAACTCAGGGCCTTCGACCTGGCCGAGGAGCACCTGCGCCAGCAGGACAATGACATCGCCCGCTACTATCTGGGAAAACTCCTGCTGGAACGTAATCGCAAGGAAGAGGGCCGGGCCGTGATGGAGCAGGTCTCCCGCTCAACGGCCAACCCCATAGGGCCCAAAGCCCATTACGCGCTGATGCTGGAGAATCTGGGCAGCTATGATATCGGCCAGGCCGTGGAGCACTTCGAGGGCGCTTTGGCCAAAGGTGTCTCCACCGCGAAACGCGAATATGTGCCACGCTTCCTGATATCCGATCGCTACACCTTCCGGCTGACCTACGCTTTTTCGCCTTTCACCTCGGCAACGGAACGCTACCTGGAGTACGCGCGCCCTTTCCTGCTGGAAACGGATCGAATGCAGAGCATTCAGGAAAGCGCCCTTTCCAGCTATGAGCAGTCTCTCTATCGGGTGGCGTATCGCCAGTTTCTGCGTGCCACCCAGCACGCCGACGCCGCTCGCCTGAATAACAAGGGTGTGGAACGCAGCCTCTCCGGCGACCTGGTGCGCGCCCTGGAGTACTTCCAGCAGGCGGCCGCCCAGGAGCGGGGCAACCCCATTATCCAGTACAATATCGCCCTGACCTATCAGAAGATGGGATCTGACCGCACAGCGGAAAAAATGTACCACGAGATAAAGGCAGCGGCTCCACAGCTCTATGAAGTGGATATCAATCTGGCCGTCATGGATGCCCGCCGCGGCGACGATGAGGCAGTGGTTTTTGCCATGCAGGGCCTGGAGAACAGCATTGTCAACGCCTATAATGAAATGCGCGAGCGCTCTTTGGAAGATTATGACCCGAAGATCAGCGACCCCCGACTGGCGCTGCTGGCAGCCATTGCCCAGTTCCTCTACCAGGATGATCAGATCGCCACGCGTGACGAGCGATTCCAGGAGCTCCCTGAGCAGTTCCCTGAATTTTACGAGGGCCTGCTGATGCGGGAAGTTTTCACAGGAGAAACCTTTGCCATTCCACCAAGACTCCAGGTGAATCCGCGCTTTATCATGCTCAGCGGCGACCGCGCCCTGCTGCGCGAAGAATATACTGAAGCCATGGCAGCGTTCCAGCGTCTGTATAACCAGGAAGCCAACTTCCTTTCCAGCACCAAGATCGGCATAGCCTTCAGCCGCATGCAGCAGCATAAGCGCGGCAATCGCTACTTCAGTGAAGCGGCCGCCATCCAGCCCTCCATTGCCGCCCTGAACAATCTGGGCAACAGCTTCGCCGATGTGGGCGACTATGAAAACCTGCAGAAAGCCTATGAAAGCGCCCTGGAAGAAGACCAGGGCAACTTTATCGTCGCCATGAACTACGCTTACGCCAATCAGCAGTTCCGGCGCTACAACTTCGCCCGCGAAGTATTTGAAGTGGCCTCAAAAATTAATCCGTCAAACCCCATGCCCTACTACAATCTGGCGAAAATTCACCTGATGTACGGCCGCCACTTTATGGCCCGCGAGGAGCTTTTCCGTGGCCTCAACCGCTATCCGAACATGCCCACCATCAACTACCTGATGGGCCTGGTGGAGCTGATCGACGGCAACCTGCTGGACAGCCTGTACTACCTGAAGGTCAGTGTGGAAAATGGCATTGACGCCACCGACCTGGGGGATATTGTCCTGACCTACCAGATCCACTGA
- a CDS encoding gamma-glutamylcyclotransferase translates to MAHTSNSPESPAVLLSQALLHELLDGLLPAGEVYSALTLNPSHGREIDQYFPNAKTAIPHPEQLEFFSNSAYPQHPLNFPSSSFDILFAVDCFQHYCRPSEAFWEMVRLLKFGGFYVVSMAQGNEGMLPQKFWTPFRECVQVRELDHGTVRFFVFRWDQPKVKAFEPGTFLWPTVMPKAQQVVLGQRADAIKTPYYFFYGTLMERYANYRRYLRNQAITRQIAFCPGNLYALPMGFPGLVRDDDLPPGQVAGELMTFANPYSVLRALDRLEEYFPDRPGSSMYTRQLLPVRVLVKENGKERFARRLAWVYVFPDRSRHFICQGQDVHIACGSWKAYRQPLQGEWQRDDIHLARDFYLVDPDGGRAGDERIEVQQLPCWRRCQSRRLCPWNSQTTA, encoded by the coding sequence GTGGCGCACACCAGCAACAGCCCGGAATCACCGGCAGTACTGTTGAGTCAGGCCCTTCTGCATGAACTGCTGGACGGGCTTCTGCCTGCCGGGGAAGTCTACAGCGCACTGACCCTGAACCCATCCCATGGCCGGGAAATCGACCAGTACTTTCCCAATGCCAAGACCGCCATACCACATCCCGAACAGCTTGAGTTCTTTTCCAACTCAGCGTACCCTCAGCATCCCCTGAACTTTCCCTCCAGCTCCTTTGATATCCTCTTTGCCGTTGATTGTTTTCAGCATTACTGCCGCCCCTCTGAAGCCTTTTGGGAGATGGTGCGTCTCCTGAAATTCGGTGGATTCTATGTGGTCAGCATGGCTCAGGGAAATGAAGGCATGCTCCCGCAGAAGTTCTGGACCCCTTTTCGCGAGTGTGTACAGGTGAGGGAACTTGATCACGGAACGGTGCGATTTTTCGTATTCCGCTGGGACCAGCCCAAAGTGAAGGCCTTCGAACCCGGCACCTTCCTGTGGCCCACCGTTATGCCCAAAGCCCAGCAGGTGGTGCTCGGACAGCGAGCCGATGCCATAAAGACCCCCTACTACTTTTTCTACGGCACCCTCATGGAGCGCTACGCCAACTATCGTCGCTATTTGCGCAATCAGGCCATCACCCGGCAGATAGCCTTCTGTCCCGGGAACCTCTATGCGCTGCCCATGGGTTTTCCGGGGCTCGTGCGTGACGACGACCTGCCGCCGGGACAGGTTGCCGGCGAACTGATGACCTTTGCCAATCCCTACAGCGTACTGCGGGCGCTTGATCGCCTGGAAGAGTACTTTCCCGATCGGCCTGGAAGCAGCATGTACACTCGTCAGCTGCTTCCGGTCAGGGTACTGGTGAAAGAGAATGGCAAAGAGCGTTTTGCGCGGAGGCTGGCCTGGGTGTACGTCTTCCCGGATCGCAGCCGGCACTTTATCTGTCAGGGGCAGGACGTGCACATCGCCTGTGGAAGCTGGAAAGCCTATCGGCAGCCCCTCCAGGGAGAGTGGCAGCGGGATGATATTCATCTGGCCAGGGATTTCTACCTGGTGGATCCCGATGGTGGCAGAGCAGGTGATGAAAGAATTGAAGTTCAGCAGCTCCCATGCTGGCGCAGATGCCAGAGCCGACGGCTCTGTCCATGGAACTCGCAGACGACAGCGTGA